From a region of the Acinetobacter larvae genome:
- a CDS encoding glutamate-5-semialdehyde dehydrogenase — protein MTAQDSIQHYMLQLGKNARRAAQTLACATTNSKNQALAEIHTQLKHHQADILAANQIDMAQGQAKNLDAALLDRLALNEQRFQAMLDGLQDVISLKDPIGEITDMAYRPTGIQLGKMRVPLGVVGMIYESRPNVTLEAAALALKSGNAIILRGGSEALHSNQAIATAIHQALKNVALPTESVQVVNTPDRSAVGYLISMVDYVDVIVPRGGKGLIERITKEAKIPVIKHLDGNCHVYIDNEANIDKALAIALNAKTHRYGVCNAMETLLVNAEIAERFLPQIAVLYAEKQVELRGCPITQNILAGHVIAATEEDWSTEYLAPILAIKVLPDMDEAIQHINHYGSHHSDAIVTENFSKARQFLARVDSSSVMINASTRFADGFEYGLGAEIGISTDKIHARGPVGLEGLTSQKWVVFGDGHIRQ, from the coding sequence ATGACTGCACAAGATTCTATACAGCATTACATGCTACAACTTGGCAAAAATGCACGCCGAGCCGCGCAAACTTTAGCTTGCGCCACCACCAACAGTAAAAACCAAGCGCTGGCGGAAATTCACACGCAATTAAAGCACCATCAAGCAGACATTCTTGCTGCCAATCAAATCGATATGGCACAAGGACAAGCGAAAAATCTTGATGCTGCGCTCTTAGACCGTTTAGCACTGAATGAACAACGCTTCCAAGCAATGCTGGATGGACTTCAAGATGTGATCTCACTGAAAGACCCTATTGGTGAAATTACCGATATGGCTTATCGCCCAACCGGTATTCAACTCGGAAAAATGCGTGTGCCTCTAGGTGTGGTAGGCATGATTTATGAATCACGTCCCAATGTAACCTTGGAAGCAGCGGCATTGGCACTCAAGTCGGGCAATGCCATTATTTTACGGGGTGGCTCTGAAGCCTTACATTCCAACCAAGCCATCGCTACCGCAATACATCAAGCACTCAAAAATGTCGCTTTACCCACTGAATCGGTACAAGTCGTCAACACACCGGATCGTAGTGCTGTCGGTTATCTGATTAGCATGGTTGACTATGTTGATGTCATCGTACCTCGTGGTGGTAAGGGCTTGATTGAAAGAATCACCAAAGAAGCCAAAATCCCTGTGATTAAGCATCTTGATGGAAACTGTCATGTATATATTGATAATGAAGCGAACATTGACAAAGCCCTCGCGATTGCCCTGAATGCCAAAACCCATCGGTATGGCGTCTGTAATGCCATGGAAACACTGTTAGTAAATGCTGAAATTGCTGAACGTTTTTTACCACAGATTGCCGTACTCTATGCTGAAAAACAGGTGGAATTACGCGGCTGCCCCATCACACAAAATATTTTAGCAGGACACGTGATTGCGGCAACTGAAGAAGATTGGTCGACCGAATATCTTGCCCCAATCCTTGCCATTAAAGTACTACCAGATATGGATGAAGCGATTCAACATATCAACCATTATGGTTCACACCATAGCGATGCGATAGTCACAGAAAACTTTAGCAAAGCACGACAGTTTTTGGCACGTGTCGATTCAAGCTCGGTGATGATCAATGCATCTACACGTTTTGCAGATGGTTTTGAATATGGTTTGGGTGCAGAAATTGGCATTTCAACCGATAAAATCCATGCCCGTGGACCGGTTGGACTAGAAGGTCTAACCTCACAAAAATGGGTGGTCTTTGGTGACGGTCATATCCGCCAATAA
- a CDS encoding acetate/propionate family kinase, protein MSTSVLVINCGSSSIKYALVSDLRENRIYGIAENLNSADARIKGITFGGQPLELSIPYADHSQALETILNRLSHYKPQAIGHRVVHGGSLTKAELLTPEIIEKIREATPLAPLHNPAHLIGIEATLKLFPELPQVAVFDTAFHQTMPEHAYRYALPKFLYTEHNVRRYGFHGTSHAYVTDRASELAGDFRKGGWLCAHLGNGSSTCAVWNGESIDTSMGLTPLEGIVMGTRSGDVDPSLHSFLASNLGWDIEKIDNMLNKESGLLGLSNLSNDMRTLVEASQAGNEDATLAIEVFSYRLAKSLAALSCGLPTINGLAFTGGIGENSAYIREKTLAYLPHFSFKLDKALNNNLARGSEGRIDQGEGPQIWVIPTDEEGRIAQETRAVVDA, encoded by the coding sequence GTGTCTACATCAGTATTAGTAATCAATTGCGGCTCTTCATCTATCAAATACGCACTCGTTTCAGACCTGCGTGAAAACCGAATTTACGGTATTGCAGAAAATTTAAATTCAGCTGATGCGCGTATCAAAGGTATTACCTTTGGTGGTCAGCCACTCGAATTAAGCATTCCCTATGCCGATCACAGCCAAGCATTAGAAACCATTTTAAATCGGCTATCACATTATAAACCTCAAGCCATTGGTCACCGCGTCGTTCATGGCGGCAGTCTCACCAAAGCAGAATTGCTTACACCAGAGATTATTGAAAAAATTCGTGAAGCAACACCACTCGCCCCTTTACACAATCCAGCACATTTGATTGGTATCGAAGCGACCTTAAAACTGTTCCCAGAACTGCCACAAGTAGCAGTATTTGACACAGCCTTCCATCAAACCATGCCAGAGCATGCTTATCGTTATGCCTTACCAAAATTCCTCTATACCGAGCATAACGTACGTCGTTATGGCTTCCATGGTACCAGCCATGCCTATGTGACGGACCGAGCATCAGAACTCGCTGGAGATTTTCGTAAGGGTGGTTGGCTCTGTGCACATTTAGGTAATGGCAGTTCGACCTGTGCGGTATGGAACGGTGAAAGTATAGACACCTCTATGGGATTAACCCCATTAGAAGGCATTGTCATGGGAACCCGTAGCGGTGATGTAGACCCAAGCCTACACAGCTTTCTTGCCAGCAACTTAGGCTGGGATATCGAAAAAATAGACAATATGCTCAATAAAGAAAGTGGATTACTTGGCTTATCCAATCTCTCCAATGATATGCGTACATTAGTTGAAGCATCTCAAGCAGGCAATGAAGATGCTACATTGGCCATTGAAGTCTTTAGTTATCGTCTGGCCAAATCACTTGCTGCGCTCAGCTGTGGTTTACCCACCATTAATGGTCTAGCGTTTACAGGTGGTATTGGTGAAAACTCTGCTTATATCCGTGAAAAAACCCTAGCTTATTTACCGCATTTCTCCTTCAAACTAGATAAAGCACTCAATAACAACTTAGCACGCGGTAGCGAAGGTCGTATTGACCAAGGTGAAGGTCCACAAATTTGGGTGATTCCAACCGATGAAGAAGGTCGTATCGCACAAGAAACACGCGCAGTAGTCGATGCTTAA
- a CDS encoding carboxy terminal-processing peptidase, whose protein sequence is MKLQLIACAVAVATGGLLFNHAISEANAAKEPAVVSSTLQPTQPQALVARQLATLVDRQHYLNMRLDSETSARILDMYLDALDPDHNIFLASDIEKYKAAYASNFGTRLKAGDLTAGYAIHADYRERLKNFYRFMLAELKKPQDLHQPDVYIDTDREKAPYFTSTAQQQAHWKNMIVSQLINLTIAKDEEKAKQKALKADPSLANGQDLTSSEDLTPVQTLTKRYTRQLQRIERLKSDDVLDKTLNAMMATYDPHSNYFPPIDAMELNRQTTLQLEGIGVSIRPERGNEDYIKIETIVDGGPASKSGQVRAGDRIIGVAQDGEKMIDVIGWQSSEIVGLIRGKRGTKVTLKLQAAGSPMSQARVITLTRDVIQEEDAGLRSRTVTVNRDGKEHVFGVIEIPSFYLNYRARRAGNEYRSVAEDTNNALKALAAQQVEGIIIDLRNNPGGSLEEVAKMIGQIIKEGPVVQIRDGNGNVSVFKDTDGGVQTYAGPLAVLINLASASASEIYSAAVQDYGRGIVIGSTTTGKGTAQVQLDSLAHGQATLTQRKFYRITGGSTQNKGVIPDIKLVDIYDEEFGERKAKNALVWDTIQTAPFQRAGTIKPYLAELATLSKQRTTQDPQFSYLETRMAISKEAKQQKKVVLDIDKRKAELAALEQKTLAAENTRRLATGLKPYVNWESYQAALEAQAETRAKMKANKRPPLPEEETFVNEAAQILLDYAKLQK, encoded by the coding sequence ATGAAACTTCAATTAATTGCCTGCGCCGTTGCTGTTGCGACTGGTGGGTTGCTTTTTAATCATGCAATCAGTGAAGCGAACGCTGCAAAAGAGCCTGCAGTTGTTTCGTCTACTCTCCAACCCACCCAACCACAAGCTTTGGTCGCGCGCCAATTAGCAACTTTGGTTGACCGTCAACACTATTTAAATATGAGACTAGATAGCGAGACTTCAGCACGAATCCTCGACATGTATCTAGATGCTTTGGACCCAGACCATAATATTTTTCTGGCATCAGATATAGAAAAATATAAAGCAGCCTATGCGTCAAATTTTGGGACGAGATTAAAAGCGGGTGATTTAACCGCGGGATATGCGATTCATGCCGATTATCGTGAACGCTTAAAAAATTTCTATCGTTTTATGTTGGCTGAGTTAAAAAAACCACAAGACTTACATCAACCTGATGTTTATATCGATACCGATCGTGAGAAAGCCCCCTATTTTACCAGTACAGCGCAACAGCAAGCGCATTGGAAAAATATGATCGTGTCACAACTGATCAATCTAACCATTGCCAAAGATGAAGAAAAAGCTAAACAAAAAGCGTTAAAAGCAGATCCATCTTTGGCGAATGGGCAGGATTTGACGAGCTCTGAAGATCTCACCCCGGTTCAGACTTTGACCAAACGTTATACCCGCCAATTACAACGTATTGAGCGTTTAAAAAGCGATGATGTCTTAGATAAAACCCTCAACGCCATGATGGCAACTTATGATCCGCATAGTAATTATTTCCCACCGATTGATGCCATGGAGTTGAATCGTCAAACCACGTTGCAGCTCGAGGGCATTGGGGTGTCGATTCGTCCTGAGCGGGGCAATGAAGATTACATCAAAATTGAAACCATTGTAGATGGTGGTCCAGCCAGTAAGTCGGGTCAGGTACGCGCTGGTGATCGTATCATTGGCGTCGCACAAGATGGCGAAAAAATGATAGATGTGATCGGCTGGCAAAGTTCAGAAATTGTGGGGCTGATTCGTGGTAAACGCGGTACCAAAGTCACGCTGAAGTTACAAGCTGCTGGTAGCCCGATGAGCCAAGCACGTGTGATTACCTTGACCCGTGATGTGATTCAAGAAGAAGATGCCGGTTTACGTTCACGGACAGTGACGGTTAACCGTGATGGTAAAGAACATGTTTTTGGTGTGATTGAAATCCCATCCTTCTATTTAAACTATCGCGCACGCCGTGCGGGTAACGAATATCGTTCTGTTGCTGAAGATACCAATAATGCCCTGAAAGCATTGGCAGCCCAGCAGGTTGAGGGCATCATCATTGACTTGAGAAATAATCCTGGTGGTTCTTTAGAAGAAGTGGCAAAAATGATTGGCCAAATCATCAAAGAAGGTCCAGTGGTACAGATTCGCGATGGCAATGGTAATGTCAGCGTGTTTAAAGATACCGATGGCGGTGTACAAACCTATGCAGGACCCTTGGCAGTACTGATTAACCTCGCATCAGCATCAGCCAGTGAAATTTACTCTGCAGCGGTACAAGATTATGGTCGCGGTATTGTGATTGGAAGTACCACCACGGGGAAAGGGACCGCTCAGGTACAATTGGACAGTCTGGCGCATGGACAGGCGACCTTAACGCAGCGTAAGTTTTATCGTATTACCGGTGGAAGTACACAAAATAAAGGGGTTATTCCAGATATTAAATTGGTTGATATCTATGACGAAGAGTTTGGTGAACGTAAAGCAAAAAATGCTTTGGTATGGGATACCATCCAAACGGCACCATTCCAACGCGCAGGGACCATCAAACCATATTTAGCAGAACTGGCTACTTTATCGAAGCAACGTACGACACAAGATCCGCAATTTAGCTATCTTGAAACACGAATGGCGATTTCGAAGGAAGCCAAACAGCAGAAAAAAGTTGTGTTAGATATCGACAAACGTAAAGCTGAATTGGCGGCTTTAGAACAAAAGACCTTGGCTGCTGAAAATACACGCCGTCTAGCCACGGGGCTTAAGCCATATGTTAACTGGGAAAGCTATCAAGCTGCACTGGAAGCACAAGCAGAGACGCGTGCTAAAATGAAAGCCAATAAGCGCCCGCCACTTCCTGAAGAAGAAACTTTTGTGAATGAGGCTGCGCAAATCTTATTGGATTACGCCAAATTACAAAAGTAA
- the nagZ gene encoding beta-N-acetylhexosaminidase, whose amino-acid sequence MIGALMLDISGTTLTQQDIDLLQAPQVGAVILFRRNIESPQQVRALTDHMRKVRPDILIAVDQEGGRVQRLKDGFSLLPAMGRFGELYQQDPTQALQLTEQCGWLMAKEVLAVGIDFSFAPVLDLNGISDVIGDRAFANTAQQVIVLARAFMQGMQRAGMATTGKHFPGHGSVQADSHVAAAIDPRSYADIYQQDMQSFIELQPQLTAIMPAHVIYSQVDAHPAGFSAFWVQQVLRQQLKFDGVIFSDDLSMQAADAAGDVTARIRAALDAGCDMGLVCNDRAAALAALGAIEDYPLPDQTRLEKMRGQIPAVDPAQPLAADAQWLAAKQHIEQFRTRV is encoded by the coding sequence ATGATTGGCGCATTGATGTTAGATATCTCTGGCACAACTCTTACACAACAAGATATAGACTTATTACAGGCTCCACAAGTTGGCGCAGTTATTTTATTTCGTCGTAATATCGAATCGCCCCAACAAGTCCGCGCCCTGACAGATCATATGCGAAAGGTCCGTCCAGATATTCTAATCGCGGTTGATCAAGAAGGTGGTCGCGTACAACGTCTGAAAGATGGTTTTAGCTTACTTCCAGCAATGGGGCGTTTTGGTGAGCTTTATCAACAAGACCCCACACAAGCATTACAACTCACAGAACAATGTGGCTGGTTAATGGCAAAAGAAGTATTGGCTGTGGGAATTGATTTTAGCTTCGCCCCTGTGCTCGATCTCAACGGCATTAGTGATGTGATTGGGGATCGCGCTTTTGCCAATACCGCACAGCAGGTCATTGTATTGGCACGTGCTTTTATGCAAGGGATGCAACGTGCTGGCATGGCAACCACAGGTAAACATTTCCCCGGTCACGGCTCTGTACAAGCCGATTCACATGTTGCTGCGGCAATTGATCCACGCAGCTATGCAGACATTTATCAGCAAGACATGCAAAGCTTTATCGAGCTCCAACCGCAACTAACAGCCATCATGCCGGCCCACGTGATTTATTCCCAAGTTGATGCCCACCCGGCTGGTTTCTCAGCCTTTTGGGTACAACAGGTATTACGCCAGCAACTTAAATTTGACGGTGTTATTTTCTCTGATGATTTAAGTATGCAAGCTGCCGATGCAGCGGGTGATGTGACGGCCAGAATTCGCGCCGCACTGGATGCTGGCTGTGATATGGGCTTAGTCTGCAATGATCGTGCCGCGGCATTGGCAGCACTGGGTGCCATTGAAGATTATCCACTCCCCGATCAGACCCGACTGGAAAAAATGCGTGGACAAATTCCAGCAGTGGACCCCGCACAACCATTGGCAGCAGATGCACAGTGGTTAGCAGCAAAACAGCATATCGAACAATTCCGCACGCGGGTTTAA